A single region of the Populus nigra chromosome 2, ddPopNigr1.1, whole genome shotgun sequence genome encodes:
- the LOC133681955 gene encoding probable alpha-mannosidase At5g13980 isoform X1, producing MMKVLMAVLLMLLLGGSLFVVEAKYMVYNTSQGIVKDKINVHLVAHTHDDVGWLKTVDQYYVGSNNSIQGACVQNVLDSLIPALLADKNRKFIYVEQAFFQRWWRDQSETMQHVVKQLVSSGQLEFINGGMCMHDEAVTHYIDMIDQTTLGHRFIKKDFGVTPRVGWQIDPFGHSAVQAYMLGAEIGFDSLFFGRIDYQDRAKRKNEKSLEVVWQASKSFGSSAQIFAGAFPENYEPPPGGFYFEVNDPSPVVQDDINLFDYNVQERVDDFVAAAVSQANITRTNHIMWTMGTDFKYQYAHSWFRQMDKLIHYVNMDGRVNALYSTPSIYTDAKHATNEHWPVKTGDFFPYADRANGYWTGYFASRPALKRYVRMMSGYYLAARQLEFYNGRSNRGPNTDSLADSLAIAQHHDAVTGTEKQHVANDYAKRLSIGYTEAEKLVASSLACLVESASHTGCQRSTTKFQQCPLLNISYCPASEVDLSQGRNLIVVVYNALGWARDDVIQFPVLNENVIVHDSEKREIVSQIIPIADAFVGLRNSHVNAYLGRSPVETPKYWLAFTVSVPPFGFSTYSISSAKKAGAHSSKSSVYTFRSEKSAVEVGQGNLKLTFSADKIKHANYVNSRSSVKESVEQTFSFYAGYNGTGNAKDPQNSGAYIFRPNGTFPINPESQVPLTVMRGPVLDEVHQQVSQWIYQITRLYKGREHVEVEFIVGPIPIEDGIGKEVATQITTTMETNKTFYTDSNGRDFIKRIRDYRTDWDLEVNQPFAGNYYPINLGIYFQDDKKEFSVLVDRALGGSSLVDGQIELMLHRRLLLDDSRGVAEALNETVCVLDQCKGLTIQGKYYYRIDPIGEGAKWRRSFGQEIYSPLLLAFSEEDGDNWMNSHVTTFSGFDSSYILPDNVAVLTLQELDDGKVLLRLAHLYEIGEDKDLSVMTRVELRKLFPKKKIGKAAEMSLSANQERAEMEKKRLVWKAEGSSRKQAVLRGGPVDPAKLVVELAPMEIRTFVIDFDHRFHHVFAA from the exons ATGATGAAAGTGTTGATGGCGGTTTTGTTGATGTTGCTGCTGGGTGGTTCATTATTTGTGGTGGAAGCCAAGTACATGGTTTATAACACTTCACAAGGTATAGTGAAAGATAAGATCAATGTTCACTTGGTGGCTCACACCCATGATGATGTTGGTTGGTTGAAGACTGTTGATCAGTACTATGTTGGTTCTAACAATTCTATCCAA ggtGCTTGTGTGCAAAATGTATTGGATTCTCTTATTCCTGCGCTGTTGGCTGACAAGAACCGGAAATTCATTTATGTTGAACAG GCTTTTTTCCAACGGTGGTGGAGAGATCAGAGCGAGACTATGCAGCATGTAGTCAAGCAACTTGTTAGTTCCGGTCAACTTGAATTCAT AAATGGGGGGATGTGCATGCACGATGAAGCGGTGACACATTATATTGACATGATTGACCAGACAACTCTTGGGCATCGGTTTATCAAAAAGGATTTTGGTGTGACTCCAAGAGTTGGTTGGCAAATTGATCCTTTTGGTCATTCTGCGGTGCAAGCTTACATGTTGGGAGCGGAA ATTGGATTCGACTCTCTTTTCTTTGGTCGGATAGATTATCAAGACCGGGCCAAGCGTAAAAATGAGAAAAGTCTTGAAGTTGTCTGGCAGGCTTCCAAGAGTTTTGGTTCGTCTGCACAG ATTTTTGCTGGTGCTTTCCCGGAAAACTATGAGCCTCCTCCTGGTGGTTTCTATTTTGAAGTCAATGACCCTTCACCTGTTGTTCAA GATGACATCAATTTGTTTGATTACAATGTTCAAGAACGAGTCGATGACTTCGTTGCTGCTGCAGTATCACAG GCTAATATAACACGAACAAATCATATAATGTGGACCATGGGAACAGATTTTAAGTATCAGTATGCACATTCGTGGTTCCGACAGATGGACAAGCTGATTCATTATGTCAACATG GATGGACGTGTTAATGCTCTCTATTCTACACCATCCATTTACACTGATGCAAAACATGCTACAAATGAGCACTGGCCAGTAAAGACCGGGGACTTTTTCCC GTATGCAGATCGTGCAAATGGTTACTGGACTGGATACTTTGCAAGTAGACCTGCCTTGAAACGCTATGTCAGGATGATGAGTGGCTACTACTTG GCTGCAAGACAATTAGAGTTTTACAATGGGAGGAGCAATAGAGGACCGAACACAGACTCATTGGCAGATTCTCTTGCCATTGCTCAGCATCATGACGCTGTTACTGGTACAGAAAAGCAACATGTGGCTAATGATTATGCAAAACGATTGTCAATTGGCTACACAGAg GCTGAAAAGTTAGTTGCATCCTCACTTGCTTGCTTGGTGGAGTCTGCATCACATACTGGATGTCAGAGGTCAACTACTAAATTTCAACAG tGCCCACTTCTGAATATTAGTTACTGTCCTGCATCAGAAGTAGATCTATCTCAAGGGAGAAACTTG ATTGTTGTTGTCTACAATGCACTTGGATGGGCGAGGGATGATGTAATTCAATTTCCT GTCCTCAATGAAAATGTTATTGTGCATGATTCTGAGAAAAGAGAAATCGTGTCACAAATTATTCCAATAGCAGATGCCTTTGTGGGCTTGAGGAACTCACATGTTAATGCATACTTGGGTAGATCCCCAGTGGAGACGCCTAAGTATTGGCTTGCGTTTACAGTTTCTGTTCCACCTTTTGGTTTCAGCACTTATTCCATCTCAAGTGCCAAAAAGGCAG GTGCTCATTCGAGTAAATCATCTGTATACACATTTAGAAGTGAGAAATCTGCTGTTGAAGTTGGCCAAGGAAATTTGAAGCTTACATTTTCTGCAGATAAAATCAAGCATGCTAATTATGTTAACAGCAGAAGCTCA GTTAAGGAATCAGTTGAACAGACATTCAGTTTTTATGCTGGATACAATGGAACTGGAAATGCTAAAGATCCACAG AATTCTGGGGCATATATCTTCCGTCCAAATGGAACATTTCCTATAAACCCTGAATCCCAG GTTCCTTTGACTGTTATGCGTGGACCTGTTTTAGATGAAGTACATCAACAGGTCAGCCAATGGATATATCAG ATCACCAGATTATACAAGGGGAGAGAGCATGTTGAAGTTGAGTTTATC GTTGGGCCCATACCCATTGAAGATGGAATTGGAAAAGAAGTTGCAACTCAAATCACAACAACCATGGAAACCAATAAAACATTTTACACAGATTCTAATGGACGTGATTTTATCAAAAGG ATTCGTGATTATAGAACAGATTGGGACCTGGAAGTGAATCAACCATTTGCTGGAAATTATTACCCA ATTAATCTTGGAATTTATTTCCAAGATGACAAGAAGGAATTTTCAGTTCTGGTGGATCGAGCACTTGGAGGATCTAGTCTGGTGGATGGACAAATAGAGCTGATGCTCCATAG GAGACTGCTACTGGATGATTCCAGGGGTGTTGCGGAGGCTCTTAATGAAACAGTATGTGTCCTTGATCAATGCAAGGGATTGACG ATTCAAGGAAAATATTATTACAGAATTGACCCTATAGGAGAAGGTGCTAAATGGCGTCGCTCATTCGGCCAGGAGATATATTCACCCCTCCTCCTTGCGTTTTCTGAAGAG GATGGAGATAATTGGATGAATTCTCATGTGACCACATTTTCTGGCTTTGATTCTTCCTACATTTTACCTGATAACGTGGCAGTTTTAACTCTCCAG GAGCTTGATGATGGAAAAGTTCTCCTCCGTTTAGCTCATTTATATGAG ATTGGAGAGGACAAGGATCTTTCAGTGATGACAAGAGTAGAACTTAGAAAGTTGTTCCCGAAAAAGAAG ATCGGCAAAGCTGCAGAAATGAGCTTATCTGCCAATCAAGAAAGGGCTGAAATGGAGAAAAAGAGGCTTGTGTGGAAAGCAGAAGGATCATCAAGAAAACAAGCAGTGCTGAGGGGTGGACCTGTTGATCCTGCAAAGCTGGTGGTGGAACTTGCTCCGATGGAAATCCGCACATTTGTTATTGACTTCGATCACCGGTTCCACCATGTTTTTGCTGCATAA
- the LOC133682602 gene encoding uncharacterized protein LOC133682602 isoform X1 — MKKRYRNGEIWDFEHEIGELGNREVILGLDGGTTSTVCICMPIFPFSDPFPDPLPVLARAVAGCSNHNSVGETAARETLEQVMADALLKSGSNRSAVRAVCLSVSGVNHSTDELRILNWLREIFPTHVKLYVQNDAVAALASGTMGKLHGCVLIAGTGTIAFGFTEDGRQARAAGAGPVLGDWGSGYGIAAQALTATVRAYDGRGPVTILSSNILQTLGLSSPDELIGWTYADPSWARIAALVPVVVSCAEAGDRVAHEILQDSVEELALSVKAVVQRLGLCGEDGKASFPLVMVGGVLEANKRWDIGKEVVNHISKSYPGVLPIHPKVEPAVGAALLGWNFLMTESHKEACKR; from the exons atgaagaagagatACAGAAATGGGGAAATATGGGATTTCGAACATGAAATTGGGGAGTTGGGTAACAGGGAGGTGATCTTAGGATTGGACGGTGGAACTACGTCTACCGTTTGCATTTGCATGCCAATTTTTCCCTTTTCTGATCCTTTTCCCGACCCTCTTCCCGTTCTCGCTCGAGCCGTCGCCGGTTGTTCCAATCACAACAGCGTTGGCG AAACTGCTGCTAGAGAGACGCTGGAGCAAGTTATGGCTGATGCTCTTTTAAAGTCGGGTTCTAATCGCTCTGCAGTTCGAGCTGTTTGTCTATCTGTTTCCGGCGTTAATCATTCAACTGATGAGCTAAGAATTTTAAATTGGCTAAG GGAAATATTCCCTACTCATGTGAAGCTGTATGTTCAGAATGATGCTGTTGCAGCTTTGGCAAGTGGCACAATGGGAAAGCTCCATGGGTGTGTTTTAATTGCTGGGACAGGAACTATTGCTTTTGGATTCACAGAAGATGGTAGACAGGCTCGGGCTGCTGGTGCAGGGCCGGTCCTTGGTGATTGGGGAAG TGGTTATGGAATAGCTGCTCAGGCATTAACAGCAACAGTAAGGGCTTATGATGGTCGTGGTCCTGTAACAATTCTTTCATCTAATATTTTGCAGACACTTGGTCTTTCTTCCCCTGATGAACTTATTGG GTGGACTTATGCAGATCCATCTTGGGCTCGTATTGCAGCTCTTGTTCCTGTCGTTGTGTCTTGTGCAGAGGCAGGAGACCGAGTTGCTCATGAGATCTTGCAAGATTCAGTTGAGGAGTTGGCTTTGAGCGTAAAAGCTGTTGTTCAAAGACTTGGCTTGTGTGGTGAAG ATGGAAAAGCTTCTTTTCCCCTTGTCATGGTTGGCGGTGTTCTAGAAGCAAATAAGAGGTGGGATATAGGAAAAGAAGTTGTAAACCACATTTCTAAAAGCTACCCTGGGGTTCTTCCAATTCACCCAAAG GTTGAGCCTGCAGTCGGAGCAGCATTGTTAGGATGGAATTTCTTAATGACAGAATCTCACAAGGAGGCCTGCAAAAGATGA
- the LOC133682603 gene encoding chaperone protein dnaJ C76, chloroplastic, with the protein MAQLISPVCTDALKIKKPSNVFHISSRGKTALYHNNSRSVLNSKRRDFGRIRVAANSSASADAVADDYYAVLGLLPDATPEQIKKAYYSCMKACHPDLSGNDTDTTNFCMFINEVYAVLSDPLQRMIYDEIHGFALTAMNPFFDDSSPKDHAFVDEFSCIGCKNCANVAPEVFGIEEDFGRARVYSQCGNLQLVQQAIESCPVDCIHWTSAAQLSLLEDEMRRVERINVALMLSGMGSAGADVFRMACSRWEKRQAKILDQAKIRMMKQKDVDKKGSYWSDLWGNPKENQSSEEETKERARRAAAAARRWREYSRKGVDKPPAYKLPEAISNNEK; encoded by the exons ATGGCCCAGTTAATATCTCCTGTATGCACAGATGCACTTAAGATTAAAAAACCATCTAACGTTTTCCATATTTCTTCAAGAGGAAAGACCGCCCTTTATCATAATAATTCCCGGAGTGTTTTGAACTCTAAGAGAAGAGATTTTGGCAGAATCAGGGTTGCAGCCAACAGTTCAGCCTCTGCAGATGCTGTTGCCGATGATTATTACGCGGTCTTAGGTCTC CTTCCAGATGCGACACCAGAGCAGATCAAGAAGGCTTATTATAGTTGCATGAAAGCATGTCATCCAGACTTGAGTGGCAATGACACAGATACCACAAATTTCTGCATGTTCATCAATGAGGTCTATGCG GTGCTTAGTGACCCTTTGCAGCGCATGATCTATGATGAAATTCATGGCTTCGCATTGACAGCAATGAATCCTTTCTTTGATGATTCCAGCCCAAAGGATCATGCCTTTGTTGATGAGTTTAGCTGCATCg GATGCAAAAATTGTGCCAATGTGGCTCCTGAAGTATTTGGAATTGAGGAAGATTTTGGAAGAGCCAGAGTTTACAGTCAATGTGGAAATCTTCAATTAGTCCAGCAAGCAATTGAAAGCTG CCCAGTTGATTGCATCCATTGGACTTCTGCGGCACAGCTTTCTTTGCTTGAAGATGAAATGCGCAGAGTAGAAAGAATAAAT GTTGCACTGATGCTTTCAGGAATGGGATCTGCAGGAGCAGATGTTTTCAGAATG GCATGTTCTCGATGGGAAAAGAGGCAAGCAAAAATCTTG GATCAGGCTAAAATAAGGATGATGAAGCAAAAAGATGTTGATAAAAAGGGGTCTTACTGGAGCGATCTCTGGGGTAATCCAAAAGAAAACCAAAGTTCAG AGGAAGAAACCAAAGAAAGAGCAAGAAGAGCCGCAGCAGCAGCTCGAAGATGGAGGGAGTACTCAAGGAAGGGTGTTGATAAGCCTCCCGCTTATAAACTTCCGGAGGCAATCTCCAATAATGAGAAATGA
- the LOC133681955 gene encoding probable alpha-mannosidase At5g13980 isoform X2 has translation MCMHDEAVTHYIDMIDQTTLGHRFIKKDFGVTPRVGWQIDPFGHSAVQAYMLGAEIGFDSLFFGRIDYQDRAKRKNEKSLEVVWQASKSFGSSAQIFAGAFPENYEPPPGGFYFEVNDPSPVVQDDINLFDYNVQERVDDFVAAAVSQANITRTNHIMWTMGTDFKYQYAHSWFRQMDKLIHYVNMDGRVNALYSTPSIYTDAKHATNEHWPVKTGDFFPYADRANGYWTGYFASRPALKRYVRMMSGYYLAARQLEFYNGRSNRGPNTDSLADSLAIAQHHDAVTGTEKQHVANDYAKRLSIGYTEAEKLVASSLACLVESASHTGCQRSTTKFQQCPLLNISYCPASEVDLSQGRNLIVVVYNALGWARDDVIQFPVLNENVIVHDSEKREIVSQIIPIADAFVGLRNSHVNAYLGRSPVETPKYWLAFTVSVPPFGFSTYSISSAKKAGAHSSKSSVYTFRSEKSAVEVGQGNLKLTFSADKIKHANYVNSRSSVKESVEQTFSFYAGYNGTGNAKDPQNSGAYIFRPNGTFPINPESQVPLTVMRGPVLDEVHQQVSQWIYQITRLYKGREHVEVEFIVGPIPIEDGIGKEVATQITTTMETNKTFYTDSNGRDFIKRIRDYRTDWDLEVNQPFAGNYYPINLGIYFQDDKKEFSVLVDRALGGSSLVDGQIELMLHRRLLLDDSRGVAEALNETVCVLDQCKGLTIQGKYYYRIDPIGEGAKWRRSFGQEIYSPLLLAFSEEDGDNWMNSHVTTFSGFDSSYILPDNVAVLTLQELDDGKVLLRLAHLYEIGEDKDLSVMTRVELRKLFPKKKIGKAAEMSLSANQERAEMEKKRLVWKAEGSSRKQAVLRGGPVDPAKLVVELAPMEIRTFVIDFDHRFHHVFAA, from the exons ATGTGCATGCACGATGAAGCGGTGACACATTATATTGACATGATTGACCAGACAACTCTTGGGCATCGGTTTATCAAAAAGGATTTTGGTGTGACTCCAAGAGTTGGTTGGCAAATTGATCCTTTTGGTCATTCTGCGGTGCAAGCTTACATGTTGGGAGCGGAA ATTGGATTCGACTCTCTTTTCTTTGGTCGGATAGATTATCAAGACCGGGCCAAGCGTAAAAATGAGAAAAGTCTTGAAGTTGTCTGGCAGGCTTCCAAGAGTTTTGGTTCGTCTGCACAG ATTTTTGCTGGTGCTTTCCCGGAAAACTATGAGCCTCCTCCTGGTGGTTTCTATTTTGAAGTCAATGACCCTTCACCTGTTGTTCAA GATGACATCAATTTGTTTGATTACAATGTTCAAGAACGAGTCGATGACTTCGTTGCTGCTGCAGTATCACAG GCTAATATAACACGAACAAATCATATAATGTGGACCATGGGAACAGATTTTAAGTATCAGTATGCACATTCGTGGTTCCGACAGATGGACAAGCTGATTCATTATGTCAACATG GATGGACGTGTTAATGCTCTCTATTCTACACCATCCATTTACACTGATGCAAAACATGCTACAAATGAGCACTGGCCAGTAAAGACCGGGGACTTTTTCCC GTATGCAGATCGTGCAAATGGTTACTGGACTGGATACTTTGCAAGTAGACCTGCCTTGAAACGCTATGTCAGGATGATGAGTGGCTACTACTTG GCTGCAAGACAATTAGAGTTTTACAATGGGAGGAGCAATAGAGGACCGAACACAGACTCATTGGCAGATTCTCTTGCCATTGCTCAGCATCATGACGCTGTTACTGGTACAGAAAAGCAACATGTGGCTAATGATTATGCAAAACGATTGTCAATTGGCTACACAGAg GCTGAAAAGTTAGTTGCATCCTCACTTGCTTGCTTGGTGGAGTCTGCATCACATACTGGATGTCAGAGGTCAACTACTAAATTTCAACAG tGCCCACTTCTGAATATTAGTTACTGTCCTGCATCAGAAGTAGATCTATCTCAAGGGAGAAACTTG ATTGTTGTTGTCTACAATGCACTTGGATGGGCGAGGGATGATGTAATTCAATTTCCT GTCCTCAATGAAAATGTTATTGTGCATGATTCTGAGAAAAGAGAAATCGTGTCACAAATTATTCCAATAGCAGATGCCTTTGTGGGCTTGAGGAACTCACATGTTAATGCATACTTGGGTAGATCCCCAGTGGAGACGCCTAAGTATTGGCTTGCGTTTACAGTTTCTGTTCCACCTTTTGGTTTCAGCACTTATTCCATCTCAAGTGCCAAAAAGGCAG GTGCTCATTCGAGTAAATCATCTGTATACACATTTAGAAGTGAGAAATCTGCTGTTGAAGTTGGCCAAGGAAATTTGAAGCTTACATTTTCTGCAGATAAAATCAAGCATGCTAATTATGTTAACAGCAGAAGCTCA GTTAAGGAATCAGTTGAACAGACATTCAGTTTTTATGCTGGATACAATGGAACTGGAAATGCTAAAGATCCACAG AATTCTGGGGCATATATCTTCCGTCCAAATGGAACATTTCCTATAAACCCTGAATCCCAG GTTCCTTTGACTGTTATGCGTGGACCTGTTTTAGATGAAGTACATCAACAGGTCAGCCAATGGATATATCAG ATCACCAGATTATACAAGGGGAGAGAGCATGTTGAAGTTGAGTTTATC GTTGGGCCCATACCCATTGAAGATGGAATTGGAAAAGAAGTTGCAACTCAAATCACAACAACCATGGAAACCAATAAAACATTTTACACAGATTCTAATGGACGTGATTTTATCAAAAGG ATTCGTGATTATAGAACAGATTGGGACCTGGAAGTGAATCAACCATTTGCTGGAAATTATTACCCA ATTAATCTTGGAATTTATTTCCAAGATGACAAGAAGGAATTTTCAGTTCTGGTGGATCGAGCACTTGGAGGATCTAGTCTGGTGGATGGACAAATAGAGCTGATGCTCCATAG GAGACTGCTACTGGATGATTCCAGGGGTGTTGCGGAGGCTCTTAATGAAACAGTATGTGTCCTTGATCAATGCAAGGGATTGACG ATTCAAGGAAAATATTATTACAGAATTGACCCTATAGGAGAAGGTGCTAAATGGCGTCGCTCATTCGGCCAGGAGATATATTCACCCCTCCTCCTTGCGTTTTCTGAAGAG GATGGAGATAATTGGATGAATTCTCATGTGACCACATTTTCTGGCTTTGATTCTTCCTACATTTTACCTGATAACGTGGCAGTTTTAACTCTCCAG GAGCTTGATGATGGAAAAGTTCTCCTCCGTTTAGCTCATTTATATGAG ATTGGAGAGGACAAGGATCTTTCAGTGATGACAAGAGTAGAACTTAGAAAGTTGTTCCCGAAAAAGAAG ATCGGCAAAGCTGCAGAAATGAGCTTATCTGCCAATCAAGAAAGGGCTGAAATGGAGAAAAAGAGGCTTGTGTGGAAAGCAGAAGGATCATCAAGAAAACAAGCAGTGCTGAGGGGTGGACCTGTTGATCCTGCAAAGCTGGTGGTGGAACTTGCTCCGATGGAAATCCGCACATTTGTTATTGACTTCGATCACCGGTTCCACCATGTTTTTGCTGCATAA
- the LOC133682602 gene encoding uncharacterized protein LOC133682602 isoform X2, with protein MKKRYRNGEIWDFEHEIGELGNREVILGLDGGTTSTVCICMPIFPFSDPFPDPLPVLARAVAGCSNHNSVGETAARETLEQVMADALLKSGSNRSAVRAVCLSVSGVNHSTDELRILNWLREIFPTHVKLYVQNDAVAALASGTMGKLHGCVLIAGTGTIAFGFTEDGRQARAAGAGPVLGDWGSGYGIAAQALTATVRAYDGRGPVTILSSNILQTLGLSSPDELIGWTYADPSWARIAALVPVVVSCAEAGDRVAHEILQDSVEELALSVKAVVQRLGLCGEDGKASFPLVMVGGVLEANKRWDIGKEVVNHISKSYPGVLPIHPKSEQHC; from the exons atgaagaagagatACAGAAATGGGGAAATATGGGATTTCGAACATGAAATTGGGGAGTTGGGTAACAGGGAGGTGATCTTAGGATTGGACGGTGGAACTACGTCTACCGTTTGCATTTGCATGCCAATTTTTCCCTTTTCTGATCCTTTTCCCGACCCTCTTCCCGTTCTCGCTCGAGCCGTCGCCGGTTGTTCCAATCACAACAGCGTTGGCG AAACTGCTGCTAGAGAGACGCTGGAGCAAGTTATGGCTGATGCTCTTTTAAAGTCGGGTTCTAATCGCTCTGCAGTTCGAGCTGTTTGTCTATCTGTTTCCGGCGTTAATCATTCAACTGATGAGCTAAGAATTTTAAATTGGCTAAG GGAAATATTCCCTACTCATGTGAAGCTGTATGTTCAGAATGATGCTGTTGCAGCTTTGGCAAGTGGCACAATGGGAAAGCTCCATGGGTGTGTTTTAATTGCTGGGACAGGAACTATTGCTTTTGGATTCACAGAAGATGGTAGACAGGCTCGGGCTGCTGGTGCAGGGCCGGTCCTTGGTGATTGGGGAAG TGGTTATGGAATAGCTGCTCAGGCATTAACAGCAACAGTAAGGGCTTATGATGGTCGTGGTCCTGTAACAATTCTTTCATCTAATATTTTGCAGACACTTGGTCTTTCTTCCCCTGATGAACTTATTGG GTGGACTTATGCAGATCCATCTTGGGCTCGTATTGCAGCTCTTGTTCCTGTCGTTGTGTCTTGTGCAGAGGCAGGAGACCGAGTTGCTCATGAGATCTTGCAAGATTCAGTTGAGGAGTTGGCTTTGAGCGTAAAAGCTGTTGTTCAAAGACTTGGCTTGTGTGGTGAAG ATGGAAAAGCTTCTTTTCCCCTTGTCATGGTTGGCGGTGTTCTAGAAGCAAATAAGAGGTGGGATATAGGAAAAGAAGTTGTAAACCACATTTCTAAAAGCTACCCTGGGGTTCTTCCAATTCACCCAAAG TCGGAGCAGCATTGTTAG